A genomic segment from Phragmites australis chromosome 6, lpPhrAust1.1, whole genome shotgun sequence encodes:
- the LOC133922791 gene encoding calcium-binding protein KIC-like has product MAASPRVGGGGEEAYEDLLPVMAGRLGAAGLLSELRAGFRLLADPVRGAITAESLRRGAEAALGVRGMTPEEAAAMVREGDHDGDGALSEAEFCVLMVRLSPGIMADAEAWLEEAIADELQAAARSQQPPPA; this is encoded by the coding sequence ATGGCGGCGAGCCcccgcgtcggcggcggcggcgaggaggcctACGAGGACCTGCTGCCGGTGATGGcggggcggctgggcgcggcaggGCTGCTGTCGGAGCTCCGGGCGGGGTTCCGGCTACTGGCGGACCCGGTGCGGGGCGCCATCACGGCCGAGAGCCTGCGGCGGGGCGCGGAGGCCGCGCTGGGCGTGCGCGGCATGACGCCCGAGGAGGCCGCGGCGATGGTGCGGGAGGGCGaccacgacggcgacggcgcgcTCAGCGAGGCCGAGTTCTGCGTCCTCATGGTGCGGCTCAGCCCCGGCATCATGGCCGACGCCGAGGCGTGGCTCGAGGAGGCCATCGCCGACGAGCTGCAGGCGGCAGCCCGCTCGCAGCAGCCGCCGCCTGCCTAG
- the LOC133922789 gene encoding uncharacterized protein LOC133922789 has product MAAPLTAVRARLLPVSCSAAAPYKNNNLKQQQQQVPQQLTPAPLPSLRTAASAAMVPLMLALPPDALAAGGEFGILEGRSFALLHPLVMGGLFAYTLWAGYLGWQWRRVRTIQDEINELKKQLKPAAATPAAVGAGDASSAPPPPAAKSPVEIKIEELTEERKKLLKGSFRDRHFNAGSILLGLGVLESVGGALNTWFRTGKLFPGPHLFAGAAITVLWAAAAALVPAMQKGDETARNLHIALNALNVLLFIWQIPTGLEIVGKVFEFTTWP; this is encoded by the exons ATGGCCGCGCCGCTCAcggccgtccgggcccgccttCTCCCCGTCTCCTgttccgccgccgccccctacaagaacaacaatctcaaacagcagcagcagcaggtacCGCAACAGCTAACGCCTGCTCCTCTGCCGTCGCTGCGCaccgcggcgtcggcggcgatgGTGCCGCTGATGCTGGCCCTGCCGCCGGACGCGCTGGCGGCGGGGGGTGAGTTCGGGATCCTCGAGGGCCGGAGCTTCGCGCTGCTGCACCCGCTCGTCATGGGGGGGCTCTTCGCCTACACGCTCTGGGCGGGCTACCTCGGCTGGCAGTGGCGACGGGTGCGCACCATCCAGGACGAGATAAACGAGCTCAAGAAGCAGCTCAAGCCCGCCGCGGCGACGCCGGCCGCGGTCGGCGCCGGAGATGCCTcttctgcgccgccgccgcccgccgccaaGTCTCCGGTCGAGATCAAGATTGAGGAGCTCACCGAG GAGCGCAAGAAGCTGCTCAAGGGGTCGTTCCGGGACCGGCATTTCAACGCGGGGTCGATCCTTCTTGGCCTCGGCGTGCTCGAGTCCGTCGGCGGCGCACTCAACACCTGGTTCCGCACCGGCAAGCTCTTCCCCGGACCCCACCTCTTCGCCGGAGCAGCCATCACGGTGCtctgggcggcggcggcggctctggtTCCGGCGATGCAGAAGGGGGACGAGACGGCGAGGAACCTGCACATCGCGCTCAACGCGCTCAACGTCCTGCTCTTCATCTGGCAGATCCCCACCGGCCTCGAGATcgtcggcaaggtcttcgagttCACCACCTGGCCATGA
- the LOC133922792 gene encoding protein ACCUMULATION AND REPLICATION OF CHLOROPLASTS 6, chloroplastic-like isoform X2 — protein MEGVHSLLARPNSAPFAFSLPPPCRRPKLQPPAPTPLACRAASRWADRLFADFHLLPNAASAPPDPTAAASSSASPFVPLFADAADRAVPLPVDFYKVLGAEPHFLGDGIRRAFEARIAKPPQYGYSTDALVGRRQMLQVAHDTLTNQSSRTEYNRALSEDRDVALTMDVAWDKVPGVLCVLQEAGEAQIVLATGEQLLQDRPHKWFKQDVVLAMALAYVDLSRDAMTANPPDVIRCCEVLERALKLLQEDGASNLAPELLAQIDETLEEITPRCVLELLALPIDEIHKNKRQEGLQGARNILWSVGRGGIATIGGGFSREAFMNEAFLRMTSAEQMDFFSKTPNSIPPEWFEIYSVALAHIAQAIASKRPQFIMMADDLFEQLQKFNVGSQYPYDNEMDLAPERALCSLLVGDISNCRMWLGIDSESSPYRDPKIIEFVVNNSSIDEENDLLPGLCKLLETWLVSEVFPRSRDTQGIQFRLGDYYDDPKVLSYLERMEGGGASHLAAAAAIAKLGAQATAALGKVKSSALQAFSKVFPLIEQLDRPGTDNPSNDLKKSLEKLAEQSVAGSAIHDSKNAALKIISAGAFFALFAVIGLKFLPRKKSLPAIRSEHGSVAVAKVADSVDGS, from the exons ATGGAGGGCGTCCACAGCCTCCTCGCTCGGCCCAACTCCGCGCCATTCGCCTTCTCCCTCCCGCCCCCGTGCCGGCGCCCCAAGCTGCAGCCGCCGGCGCCTACCCCCCTCGCGTGCCGCGCCGCGAGCCGCTGGGCCGACCGCCTCTTCGCCGACTTCCACCTCCTCCCCAACGCCGCTTCCGCCCCGCCCGACCCGACGgccgcggcctcctcctccgcgtccCCGTTCGTGCCGCTCTTCGCCGACGCCGCCGACCGCGCCGTCCCCCTCCCAGTCGACTTCTACAAG GTTCTCGGTGCGGAGCCACATTTTCTAGGCGATGGAATTAGGAGGGCCTTTGAGGCACGGATAGCCAAGCCACCTCAGTATGGATACAGCACAGATGCTCTTGTTGGCCGCCGGCAAATGCTGCAGGTTGCCCATGATACTCTCACAAACCAGAGCTCCCGTACCGAGTACAACCGTGCACTTTCTGAGGACCGTGATGTGGCACTCACCATGGATGTTGCCTGGGATAAG GTTCCAGGTGTGCTGTGTGTGCTTCAGGAGGCTGGGGAGGCACAGATAGTGCTTGCAACTGGAGAGCAGCTGCTTCAGGACCGGCCGCACAAGTGGTTCAAGCAGGATGTGGTGCTTGCGATGGCATTGGCCTATGTGGACCTATCAAGAGATGCGATGACAGCAAACCCTCCAGATGTAATCCGCTGCTGTGAGGTGCTTGAGAGGGCGCTCAAGCTCCTGCAG GAGGATGGTGCAAGCAATCTTGCACCTGAACTGCTTGCACAGATTGATGAAACTTTGGAGGAGATTACACCTCGTTGTGTATTGGAGCTTCTTGCTCTTCCTATTGAtgaaatacataaaaataaacGCCAAGAAGGTCTGCAAGGTGCAAGAAACATATTGTGGAGTGTTGGTAGAGGTGGTATTGCTACTATTGGAGGAGGATTTTCTCGCGAGGCCTTCATGAATGAGGCTTTTTTGCGGATGACGTCAGCTGAGCAG ATGGATTTCTTCTCTAAAACACCGAATAGCATACCACCTGAATGGTTTGAAATCTATAGCGTGGCACTTGCACATATTGCTCAAGCAATTGCTAGTAAAAGACCACAATTCATCATGATGGCAGATGACCTTTTTGAACAACTTCAGAAGTTCAATGTAGGTTCTCAATATCCTTATGATAACGAGATGGACCTCGCACCGGAAAGGGCGCTTTGCTCGTTACTGGTGGGAGATATTAGCAATTGCAGAATGTGGCTTGGCATTGACAGTGAGTCCTCGCCATATAGAGATCCCAAAATTATCGAATTTGTTGTGAATAACTCTAGCATCGACGAAGAGAATGATCTTCTTCCAGGGCTTTGCAAGcttttggagacttggcttgTCTCCGAGGTTTTCCCAAGAAGCAGAGATACTCAAGGCATACAATTCAGACTTGGAGATTATTACGATGACCCGAAAGTTTTAAGCTACCTAGAAAGGATGGAAGGTGGTGGTGCTTCTCATTtggctgcagctgctgctatAGCAAAACTTGGCGCTCAAGCCACAGCTGCACTTGGTAAGGTGAAATCAAGTGCTCTTCAAGCATTCAGCAAGGTTTTCCCGTTGATCGAACAGTTAGATAGGCCAGGCACGGATAATCCTAGCAATGATCTCAAGAAATCTCTTGAAAAACTTGCCGAGCAAAGTGTTGCTGGAAGTGCCATCCACGATTCCAAAAATGCAGCTTTGAAGATTATCTCTGCTGGCGCATTTTTCGCGCTATTTGCAGTAATAGGCCTGAAGTTCTTGCCTCGTAAGAAGTCACTTCCTGCTATTAGGAGCGAGCATGGCTCTGTTGCAGTTGCTAAAGTTGCTGACTCTGTTGATG GTTCTTGA
- the LOC133922792 gene encoding protein ACCUMULATION AND REPLICATION OF CHLOROPLASTS 6, chloroplastic-like isoform X1 — MEGVHSLLARPNSAPFAFSLPPPCRRPKLQPPAPTPLACRAASRWADRLFADFHLLPNAASAPPDPTAAASSSASPFVPLFADAADRAVPLPVDFYKVLGAEPHFLGDGIRRAFEARIAKPPQYGYSTDALVGRRQMLQVAHDTLTNQSSRTEYNRALSEDRDVALTMDVAWDKVPGVLCVLQEAGEAQIVLATGEQLLQDRPHKWFKQDVVLAMALAYVDLSRDAMTANPPDVIRCCEVLERALKLLQEDGASNLAPELLAQIDETLEEITPRCVLELLALPIDEIHKNKRQEGLQGARNILWSVGRGGIATIGGGFSREAFMNEAFLRMTSAEQMDFFSKTPNSIPPEWFEIYSVALAHIAQAIASKRPQFIMMADDLFEQLQKFNVGSQYPYDNEMDLAPERALCSLLVGDISNCRMWLGIDSESSPYRDPKIIEFVVNNSSIDEENDLLPGLCKLLETWLVSEVFPRSRDTQGIQFRLGDYYDDPKVLSYLERMEGGGASHLAAAAAIAKLGAQATAALGKVKSSALQAFSKVFPLIEQLDRPGTDNPSNDLKKSLEKLAEQSVAGSAIHDSKNAALKIISAGAFFALFAVIGLKFLPRKKSLPAIRSEHGSVAVAKVADSVDDPVVYEEPVEIPRMDAKLAGDIVSKWQSIKSKALGPDHFVAALQEVLDGNMLKVWTDRAAEIERHGWFWEYTLSDVTIDSVTVSMDGHRATVEATIEEVGQLTDVPDPKNNDSYDTKYTTRYEMSYSKSGGWRITEGAVLKS, encoded by the exons ATGGAGGGCGTCCACAGCCTCCTCGCTCGGCCCAACTCCGCGCCATTCGCCTTCTCCCTCCCGCCCCCGTGCCGGCGCCCCAAGCTGCAGCCGCCGGCGCCTACCCCCCTCGCGTGCCGCGCCGCGAGCCGCTGGGCCGACCGCCTCTTCGCCGACTTCCACCTCCTCCCCAACGCCGCTTCCGCCCCGCCCGACCCGACGgccgcggcctcctcctccgcgtccCCGTTCGTGCCGCTCTTCGCCGACGCCGCCGACCGCGCCGTCCCCCTCCCAGTCGACTTCTACAAG GTTCTCGGTGCGGAGCCACATTTTCTAGGCGATGGAATTAGGAGGGCCTTTGAGGCACGGATAGCCAAGCCACCTCAGTATGGATACAGCACAGATGCTCTTGTTGGCCGCCGGCAAATGCTGCAGGTTGCCCATGATACTCTCACAAACCAGAGCTCCCGTACCGAGTACAACCGTGCACTTTCTGAGGACCGTGATGTGGCACTCACCATGGATGTTGCCTGGGATAAG GTTCCAGGTGTGCTGTGTGTGCTTCAGGAGGCTGGGGAGGCACAGATAGTGCTTGCAACTGGAGAGCAGCTGCTTCAGGACCGGCCGCACAAGTGGTTCAAGCAGGATGTGGTGCTTGCGATGGCATTGGCCTATGTGGACCTATCAAGAGATGCGATGACAGCAAACCCTCCAGATGTAATCCGCTGCTGTGAGGTGCTTGAGAGGGCGCTCAAGCTCCTGCAG GAGGATGGTGCAAGCAATCTTGCACCTGAACTGCTTGCACAGATTGATGAAACTTTGGAGGAGATTACACCTCGTTGTGTATTGGAGCTTCTTGCTCTTCCTATTGAtgaaatacataaaaataaacGCCAAGAAGGTCTGCAAGGTGCAAGAAACATATTGTGGAGTGTTGGTAGAGGTGGTATTGCTACTATTGGAGGAGGATTTTCTCGCGAGGCCTTCATGAATGAGGCTTTTTTGCGGATGACGTCAGCTGAGCAG ATGGATTTCTTCTCTAAAACACCGAATAGCATACCACCTGAATGGTTTGAAATCTATAGCGTGGCACTTGCACATATTGCTCAAGCAATTGCTAGTAAAAGACCACAATTCATCATGATGGCAGATGACCTTTTTGAACAACTTCAGAAGTTCAATGTAGGTTCTCAATATCCTTATGATAACGAGATGGACCTCGCACCGGAAAGGGCGCTTTGCTCGTTACTGGTGGGAGATATTAGCAATTGCAGAATGTGGCTTGGCATTGACAGTGAGTCCTCGCCATATAGAGATCCCAAAATTATCGAATTTGTTGTGAATAACTCTAGCATCGACGAAGAGAATGATCTTCTTCCAGGGCTTTGCAAGcttttggagacttggcttgTCTCCGAGGTTTTCCCAAGAAGCAGAGATACTCAAGGCATACAATTCAGACTTGGAGATTATTACGATGACCCGAAAGTTTTAAGCTACCTAGAAAGGATGGAAGGTGGTGGTGCTTCTCATTtggctgcagctgctgctatAGCAAAACTTGGCGCTCAAGCCACAGCTGCACTTGGTAAGGTGAAATCAAGTGCTCTTCAAGCATTCAGCAAGGTTTTCCCGTTGATCGAACAGTTAGATAGGCCAGGCACGGATAATCCTAGCAATGATCTCAAGAAATCTCTTGAAAAACTTGCCGAGCAAAGTGTTGCTGGAAGTGCCATCCACGATTCCAAAAATGCAGCTTTGAAGATTATCTCTGCTGGCGCATTTTTCGCGCTATTTGCAGTAATAGGCCTGAAGTTCTTGCCTCGTAAGAAGTCACTTCCTGCTATTAGGAGCGAGCATGGCTCTGTTGCAGTTGCTAAAGTTGCTGACTCTGTTGATG ATCCAGTAGTATATGAAGAGCCAGTAGAAATTCCTAGAATGGATGCAAAGTTGGCTGGAGATATTGTTAGCAAGTGGCAGAGTATCAAATCCAAGGCTTTGGGGCCGGATCATTTTGTTGCGGCATTGCAAGAG GTTCTTGATGGCAATATGCTGAAGGTATGGACCGATCGAGCTGCAGAGATTGAGCGCCATGGCTGGTTCTGGGAGTACACACTATCTGATGTGACGATTGATAGTGTCACTGTCTCCATGGATGGTCACCGGGCAACTGTGGAGGCGACGATTGAGGAGGTGGGTCAACTTACCGATGTACCAGACCCTAAGAACAACGATTCATATGACACTAAGTACACCACTCGGTATGAGATGTCCTACTCGAAATCGGGAGGCTGGAGGATAACCGAAGGGGCAGTCCTCAAGTCATAG
- the LOC133922795 gene encoding uncharacterized protein LOC133922795 → MEDWDSEDFQPVASVVKAEPLKSQWADEDVEEDDVKDSWEEEEEEKPKPPPVEKDVAKPSVKAPAKKGKQLASKSVEEPDEPPLSPTSEKIRQQRLVEEADFKSTTELFAKKDGAEKSLDTFIPKSESDFAEYAELIANKLRPYEKSFHYMGLLKNVMRLSMTSLKGADAKEISSSVTAIANEKIKAEKEAAAGKKKQGGKKKQLHIEKADDDFIPGRGGFDDPDEYDFM, encoded by the exons ATGGAGGACTGGG ATTCTGAAGATTTTCAGCCAGTCGCATCTGTTGTGAAAGCCGAGCCACTTAAAAGTCAGTGGGCtgatgaagatgttgaagaagatgatgtaAAAGATTcatgggaagaagaagaagaggag AAACCTAAGCCACCGCCTGTAGAAAAGGACGTGGCAAAACCTAGTGTTAAGGCTCctgcaaaaaaaggaaaacagcTAGCTTCAAAGAGTGTTGAAGAACCAGATGAGCCTCCTCTTAGTCCTACTTCAGAGAAAATTCGCCAGCAAAG GCTCGTTGAAGAAGCTGACTTCAAGTCAACCACAGAACTTTTTGCAAAGAAGGACGGCGCTGAAAAGTCTCTAGATACTTTTATTCCAAAGTCCGAGAGTGACTTTGCAGAATATGCGGAGCTTATCGCAAATAAACTACGTCCCTATGAG AAAAGCTTTCACTACATGGGTCTACTTAAGAATGTCATGAGACTTTCCATGACATCTTTGAAAGGTGCGGATGCTAAAGAAATATCTTCCTCTGTCACAGCAATTGCTAATGAGAAGATCAAGGCTGAGAAAGAAGCTGCAGCGGGCAAAAAGAAACAAG GAGGCAAAAAGAAGCAGCTCCACATTGAGAAAGCAGACGATGACTTCATCCCTGGTCGGGGAGGTTTTGATGATCCAGATGAATACGACTTCATGTGA